Within Caproicibacterium argilliputei, the genomic segment AACCGAAAACTTTGAAATTCATCCGAAAAAATCAGCTCTCCAAGCCCGACATCACCCGCAGTGGCGCACCCTGCAGAAGCACCCTGCTGTCCGCCAGCGTTTCTGCTTCTTCGCGGTCGTGGGTGACCAGAACCGTCAGCTGCTGCGTTCCCTCCCGGCGCAGCACATCCGCACATAGAACTTTGGAGTCGCTGTCCAGCGCGTGAAATGGCTCGTCCAAAAGCAGCAGTTCCGGTCGGAACGCAAGCGCACGCGCCAGCGAAACCCGCTGCCGCATACCACCGGACAATTTCCCCGGCAATACGTCCTCGTTGCCGGCAAGACCCAGCTTCCGCAGCCACGTACCCGCCTCTTCCAGCGTTTCATCTCGGCTGCCGCGCAGAACTGCCGCGACGTTCCGCCGCGCTGTCATCCAAGGCAGCAGACGATCCTCTTGAAACACAACCGCAACCCTTTCCGGGCGCTCCACCCTGCCCGCCTGCGGTGTTTCAAGGCCTGCCAGCAACCGCAGCAAGGTGGTTTTTCCGCAGCCGGAGGGCCCCAGCAGGCACACGGTGCCGCGCGCCGGCAGGCGCAGTGTAAAATGCAGCAGCACCGGCTTTCCGCCGTCATAGGAAAACGATACGTCTTCAAATCCCGCTGTCATGTTCCGCCTCCCCCATTCCGGCAGCCGAACGCCGCTGCAGCAAGCGTCCCAATCCTTTTTCCAGTGCAACGCTGAGAATTACAATGGCTGCAGTCCAGGCAAACAAATCCGGTGTTTCCAGATAAATCTTCGCATCGTACAGATTTCCGCCGACAGACAGCTTCGTATTTGCCAACACCTCTGCCGCAACGCCCGCTTTCCACGCCATACCAATTCCCGTACTGCACGCTGCGGAGAAATACGGCAGCACCGACGGCACATAAACCGCCGTCAGCTTCCGCAGCCTGCCAAACCGGTACACCGACGCCATTTCCAGCAGA encodes:
- a CDS encoding ABC transporter ATP-binding protein; amino-acid sequence: MTAGFEDVSFSYDGGKPVLLHFTLRLPARGTVCLLGPSGCGKTTLLRLLAGLETPQAGRVERPERVAVVFQEDRLLPWMTARRNVAAVLRGSRDETLEEAGTWLRKLGLAGNEDVLPGKLSGGMRQRVSLARALAFRPELLLLDEPFHALDSDSKVLCADVLRREGTQQLTVLVTHDREEAETLADSRVLLQGAPLRVMSGLES